A region of the Arenibacter antarcticus genome:
AACGTTTAATGCAGATTTCATAAAAAATAATCTAAAATGGGATGGTTCAAGTTTTGACCCTATTCAAGTTCTTCTTTTAGGTGAAGATTCTATTGAGGCAGAAAAGGCAATCATAGAAAAGAGTGTAAGACAAAATAAGTATAGCGAAAAAAAGAAAGAGGTAAGCGCTGTAATTGATAATCTAAACAATGCCATTTTGGATGGTTTGTCTAATAGAGCAAGTCAAATAAAAACGACATTATATTTAGTATCAGCATATACAAGAGCTCATATAAAGCCACTATTTGATCAAATAAAAACGGATTACAAGACTCACTTGCTATCTACCGCAGATGTTGCCAAATTATTACCAGTCGCAACGGCATCAGATATTGATAAACTTCCTGTACTGACAGAATACAATCCTACTCTTACATTAACTGAAAATATTAAAATAGTGAAAGAACTTGTTAACCAAGTTCCAGAATTGTCAAAAACTATTGATTATTTTGTTCAGAATCCAGAAATAGCCAATTGGGTTGAAAAAGGATTACCAATACATGAGGAGAAGTCTTCTTGTGAATTTTGTGGGAATACTATAGAGCAAGACAGAATCACCGAATTAATAGCTCATTTTTCAGAAGATTTAAAAAATCACAAAACTTTACTCACTGAACTTATTGAGACTTTAAGAAATTCAAAAGTATCTAACCCAACCTACACCAAAGGAGATTTTTACAAAGATTTATGGACTGAATTTAATACGGCAGATGAGGTATTAAAAAAGAATATAATAAAGGGGTTTAATAGACAGATTGAAAACCTTATTAAGATAGTTGAAACTAAATTTGATAAGCCTTTTGAAAAAATTGAAAAACTAAAAGATGTAAATGACAACACTTCTCAATTAGAAGCAGATATAGAGAACTACAACAAAGTCATTATATCAAATACCACACAGACCAATAAATTCGATACAGCGAAAACAGAAGCTATTGAAACTTTAAAGAAGCATTATACAGCAGAATTTATTGATTCAATTGAAGTGGGAAGGAAAGAAAGTAAAATCTCCCGTTTTAAATTAAGGGTTGAAAATTTTACAAGATTGGATGATGCTTTGACATCAGAAATAAATGTTTTAGAAGCGGAAATTAGTCAATCACAAAAAGGGCGAGAAGAAATCAATAAATACATTTCTCAATTTCTTGGTCGAGATGAAATTAAAGTTGAAGTTATTAAAGAATCGGATAAGGATAGATTTACTTTAAAACGAGAAAACTCAAAGGCAAAAAACCTTAGTGAAGGGGAAAAGACAGCGATCGCATTTTCCTTTTTCTTGACGAAACTAAAGGAAAATAAAGATTTTGATAAAACAATAGTTTACATAGACGACCCAATTTCCAGTTTGGATAGTAATCACATTTTTCAAGTGAATGCTATTTTAAAAGGCTTCTTTTTTAGTAATCAAAATAATGATGACGCTTGGAAATTGAAATGCAAACAACTTTTTGTATCAACTCATAATTTTGATTTTTTCACTCTTTTGAAAGAATTACCTACTTCAAAAGACTTTCTTCAAAAGTTCTTTTATCAAGTTCGTAGAATCAATAAAAGTGAATCAGTACTTGAAAAGCTACCAAAATCACTGCAACAATATTCTTCTGAATATCATTTCTTATTTGAAGAGCTCTATAACTTTAATAAAAGTGCTGATAAAGGAGAGTATTCAACATTAATGGGTATTCCAAATGCAGTAAGACGATTTGTTGAACTTTATACTTATTCAAGATTACCAGGTAATAGTTCCTCAACGGTTGACCAACGAGCAGATATACTTTGGGGAGAAGAAAAGTCAAAAAGGATAATGAAGGTATTGCATTATTTTAGCCATGCAAATAATATTGATCGAATGATACGAAACAGTGACCTCATTTGTGATATTGAAAATGCAGTCGCTGACCTTATGATAGAATTACAAGATGACGAAAAACACTACGCTGAATTGAAAAAAGCACTCAAGGCTTGATGAAAATAACACCAACGCTAAAAGCCATACACATTTGCGCTTAGCACCAGCCACCGCACACTTCCGAACAAGCATTAAAACTTCGGAAAACCAAGCAGGACGTGGAAAGCCAGCTTACTGAGTATTTCGGTTCGTTTTATGCCAGTGTAATCGATCGGATTTGTACCAGGTATATCGGTTTAAATTGTGCCAT
Encoded here:
- a CDS encoding AAA family ATPase gives rise to the protein MIKRINHIKNFGVFQNYRRAGDIQDFTNLNIIYGWNYSGKTTISRIFQHFERTEKNPDYSSAEFELETHSGDKFTEQKQSIDDRTIRTFNADFIKNNLKWDGSSFDPIQVLLLGEDSIEAEKAIIEKSVRQNKYSEKKKEVSAVIDNLNNAILDGLSNRASQIKTTLYLVSAYTRAHIKPLFDQIKTDYKTHLLSTADVAKLLPVATASDIDKLPVLTEYNPTLTLTENIKIVKELVNQVPELSKTIDYFVQNPEIANWVEKGLPIHEEKSSCEFCGNTIEQDRITELIAHFSEDLKNHKTLLTELIETLRNSKVSNPTYTKGDFYKDLWTEFNTADEVLKKNIIKGFNRQIENLIKIVETKFDKPFEKIEKLKDVNDNTSQLEADIENYNKVIISNTTQTNKFDTAKTEAIETLKKHYTAEFIDSIEVGRKESKISRFKLRVENFTRLDDALTSEINVLEAEISQSQKGREEINKYISQFLGRDEIKVEVIKESDKDRFTLKRENSKAKNLSEGEKTAIAFSFFLTKLKENKDFDKTIVYIDDPISSLDSNHIFQVNAILKGFFFSNQNNDDAWKLKCKQLFVSTHNFDFFTLLKELPTSKDFLQKFFYQVRRINKSESVLEKLPKSLQQYSSEYHFLFEELYNFNKSADKGEYSTLMGIPNAVRRFVELYTYSRLPGNSSSTVDQRADILWGEEKSKRIMKVLHYFSHANNIDRMIRNSDLICDIENAVADLMIELQDDEKHYAELKKALKA